One part of the Amaranthus tricolor cultivar Red isolate AtriRed21 chromosome 16, ASM2621246v1, whole genome shotgun sequence genome encodes these proteins:
- the LOC130802644 gene encoding uncharacterized protein LOC130802644, which produces MRSNIPFIDAIKEMPSYAMFLKEVLSNKRKLPEIGVETLRGECSTILEYRVPKKEADPGSFTILVKFGEVLFNKALTDLGASVSIMLLFLCKRINAEIKPTRMSLQLADRSVRFSVGVVEDLAVQIEKFYIPCDFVIMDIVEDHVIPFLLGKDFLKTARTVFDVFNGMLTLNIMGER; this is translated from the coding sequence ATGAGATCAAACATTCCCTTCATCGATGCTATCAAGGAAATGCCTTCTTACGCCATGTTTCTAAAGGAGGTGTTATCAAACAAAAGGAAGCTGCCAGAAATAGGCGTAGAAACACTAAGGGGGGAATGTAGCACTATCCTAGAGTATAGAGTGCCGAAGAAAGAAGCAGACCCCGGAAGTTTCACCATTCTAGTAAAATTTGGTGAAGTTTTATTCAATAAAGCACTTACTGATTTGGGAGCTAGTGTGAGTATCATGCTGCTATTTTTATGCAAGAGGATCAATGCTGAGATCAAGCCAACAAGGATGTCTTTGCAGCTAGCTGATAGATCAGTAAGGTTTTCAGTTGGAGTTGTTGAAGATTTGGCAGTTCAAATAGAGAAGTTCTATATCCCTTGTGATTTTGTGATCATGGATATTGTTGAAGATCATGTCATACCTTTCCTTCTTGGGAAGGATTTTCTGAAGACTGCACGGACTGTTTTTGATGTGTTCAATGGCATGCTCACATTGAATATCATGGGAGAACGTTGA